In Malus sylvestris chromosome 15, drMalSylv7.2, whole genome shotgun sequence, a single genomic region encodes these proteins:
- the LOC126604325 gene encoding flowering-promoting factor 1, translating to MSGVWVFNNNGVIRLVENPQAETSTRRKALVHLPSGQVVSSYSTLEQILTGLGWERYYGGDPDLFQFHKRSSIDLISLPRDFSKFNSVYMYDIVIKNPNVFHVRDV from the coding sequence ATGTCTGGGGTTTGGGTTTTCAATAATAATGGGGTGATTCGCCTGGTGGAAAATCCGCAGGCCGAGACATCGACTAGGAGGAAGGCTTTGGTGCACTTGCCGAGTGGGCAGGTGGTGTCGTCCTACTCAACGCTCGAGCAAATATTGACGGGGTTAGGATGGGAGAGGTACTATGGAGGTGATCCCGATCTCTTCCAATTCCACAAGCGATCTTCGATCGATCTAATCTCTCTCCCCAGAGACTTCTCCAAGTTCAACTCTGTTTACATGTACGATATTGTCATTAAAAACCCCAACGTCTTCCACGTTCGGGACGTGTAG